A stretch of the Candidatus Jettenia sp. AMX2 genome encodes the following:
- a CDS encoding helix-turn-helix domain-containing protein, with protein MTKGGPKEIRMRKSFNSAFMAKVALEAIKGEKTIAELSSEYEVHRTQITNWRKRALEGLVEIFQGKGVKLREEKEKMIDELYRQIGQLKVENEWLKKNLHSLSVDEKRRLIEGDHKGLSIRK; from the coding sequence ATGACGAAAGGAGGTCCGAAAGAAATAAGGATGAGAAAGAGTTTTAATTCAGCGTTTATGGCAAAAGTTGCCCTGGAGGCAATAAAAGGTGAAAAGACGATAGCAGAGTTGTCGTCAGAATATGAAGTTCACAGGACACAGATAACAAATTGGCGGAAACGAGCATTAGAAGGACTGGTGGAGATATTTCAGGGGAAGGGGGTGAAATTACGAGAAGAGAAGGAGAAGATGATAGATGAGCTTTACCGGCAGATAGGCCAGTTGAAGGTGGAGAACGAATGGCTTAAAAAAAATCTGCACAGTTTGAGCGTTGATGAGAAGAGGCGGTTAATAGAAGGAGATCATAAGGGATTAAGCATACGAAAGTAG